From a single Phoenix dactylifera cultivar Barhee BC4 unplaced genomic scaffold, palm_55x_up_171113_PBpolish2nd_filt_p 000119F, whole genome shotgun sequence genomic region:
- the LOC103697793 gene encoding E3 ubiquitin-protein ligase RGLG4-like isoform X5, with product MVTTALRESGLESSNLILGIDFTKSNEWTGKHSFNNRSLHAISDIPNPYEQAIAIIGKTLAPFDEDNLIPCFGFGDATTHDQEVFSFHTDHSPCHGFEEVLDCYRKIVPLLRLAGPTSFAPIVEAAVDIVEKSNGQYHVLVIIADGQVTRSVETDIGDLSPQEKKTIDSIVMASAYPLSIVLVGVGDGPWEDMKKFDDKIPARDFDNFQFVNFTAIMSKNTSLAEKEAAFALAALMEIPIQYKATMELGILGFVTGTAKRVVPCPPPMPITRQQSSRREPKRSQSTSYEQNQACPICLTSAKDLAFGCGHMCCKECAQNLTNCPICRAVIRSRLSTRLEVYECDTMFRRQIQHNLAHSIYIHCVNATSSNTRLQQAVATYVLIKEMFKSFVILNRWTLYFLFLFVFL from the exons GTAACAACTGCGTTGAGAGAATCTGGTTTAGAATCATCAAATCTGATACTTGGTATTGATTTCACAAAAAGCAACGAGTGGACAG GGAAACATTCATTTAATAATCGAAGCCTGCATGCAATTAGCGATATACCTAATCCTTATGAACAAGCCATTGCTATAATTGGGAAGACTTTGGCTCCATTTGATGAAGATAATTTGATTCCTTGTTTCGGGTTTGGTGATG CAACCACACATGATCAAGAAGTATTTAGCTTCCACACTGATCATTCACCTTGTCATGGATTTGAAGAAGTGTTGGATTGTTACCGAAAGATTGTCCCGCTCTTGAGATTAGCAG GACCTACTAGTTTTGCACCTATAGTGGAGGCTGCAGTTGACATTGTTGAGAAAAGCAATGGGCAATATCATGTGCTGGTCATTATTGCAGACGGCCAG GTCACTCGAAGTGTGGAGACAGATATTGGAGATCTTAGTCCACAGGAGAAGAAAACAATTGACTCTATTGTCATGGCAAG TGCTTACCCACTATCAATCGTGCTTGTTGGAGTTGGTGATGGACCTTGGGAAGACATGAAAAAATTCGATGACAAGATTCCAGCACGAGATTTCGACAATTTCCAG TTTGTCAACTTCACTGCTATTATGTCAAAGAATACGAGCCTGGCAGAAAAGGAAGCAGCTTTTGCCCTTGCTGCCCTAATGGAGATCCCTATCCAATATAAAGCAACCATGGAACTTGGAATTTTAGG TTTTGTCACTGGGACAGCTAAACGAGTGGTACCATGCCCTCCTCCTATGCCTATTACCCGTCAACAATCATCAAGGAGGGAACCTAAACGCTCACAATCAACAAGTTATGAGCAAAACCAG GCTTGCCCAATTTGCTTGACCAGTGCAAAAGACTTAGCCTTTGGTTGCGGTCATATG TGCTGTAAAGAATGCGCACAGAACTTGACAAATTGCCCAATATGTCGAGCAGTTATCCGATCACGTCTAAG CACACGTCTTGAAGTTTATGAATGTGACACCATGTTCCGAAGACAAATACAACACAATCTTGCACATTCAATCTATATACATTGTGTGAATGCAACAAGCTCAAACACAAGACTCCAGCAGGCAGTTGCAACTTATGTATTGATCAAGGAAATGTTTAAAAGTTTTGTAATTTTGAATCGATGGACTTTGtatttcttatttctctttgTATTCTTATAA
- the LOC103697793 gene encoding E3 ubiquitin-protein ligase RGLG4-like isoform X4: protein MKVTTALRESGLESSNLILGIDFTKSNEWTGKHSFNNRSLHAISDIPNPYEQAIAIIGKTLAPFDEDNLIPCFGFGDATTHDQEVFSFHTDHSPCHGFEEVLDCYRKIVPLLRLAGPTSFAPIVEAAVDIVEKSNGQYHVLVIIADGQVTRSVETDIGDLSPQEKKTIDSIVMASAYPLSIVLVGVGDGPWEDMKKFDDKIPARDFDNFQFVNFTAIMSKNTSLAEKEAAFALAALMEIPIQYKATMELGILGFVTGTAKRVVPCPPPMPITRQQSSRREPKRSQSTSYEQNQACPICLTSAKDLAFGCGHMCCKECAQNLTNCPICRAVIRSRLSTRLEVYECDTMFRRQIQHNLAHSIYIHCVNATSSNTRLQQAVATYVLIKEMFKSFVILNRWTLYFLFLFVFL from the exons ATGAAG GTAACAACTGCGTTGAGAGAATCTGGTTTAGAATCATCAAATCTGATACTTGGTATTGATTTCACAAAAAGCAACGAGTGGACAG GGAAACATTCATTTAATAATCGAAGCCTGCATGCAATTAGCGATATACCTAATCCTTATGAACAAGCCATTGCTATAATTGGGAAGACTTTGGCTCCATTTGATGAAGATAATTTGATTCCTTGTTTCGGGTTTGGTGATG CAACCACACATGATCAAGAAGTATTTAGCTTCCACACTGATCATTCACCTTGTCATGGATTTGAAGAAGTGTTGGATTGTTACCGAAAGATTGTCCCGCTCTTGAGATTAGCAG GACCTACTAGTTTTGCACCTATAGTGGAGGCTGCAGTTGACATTGTTGAGAAAAGCAATGGGCAATATCATGTGCTGGTCATTATTGCAGACGGCCAG GTCACTCGAAGTGTGGAGACAGATATTGGAGATCTTAGTCCACAGGAGAAGAAAACAATTGACTCTATTGTCATGGCAAG TGCTTACCCACTATCAATCGTGCTTGTTGGAGTTGGTGATGGACCTTGGGAAGACATGAAAAAATTCGATGACAAGATTCCAGCACGAGATTTCGACAATTTCCAG TTTGTCAACTTCACTGCTATTATGTCAAAGAATACGAGCCTGGCAGAAAAGGAAGCAGCTTTTGCCCTTGCTGCCCTAATGGAGATCCCTATCCAATATAAAGCAACCATGGAACTTGGAATTTTAGG TTTTGTCACTGGGACAGCTAAACGAGTGGTACCATGCCCTCCTCCTATGCCTATTACCCGTCAACAATCATCAAGGAGGGAACCTAAACGCTCACAATCAACAAGTTATGAGCAAAACCAG GCTTGCCCAATTTGCTTGACCAGTGCAAAAGACTTAGCCTTTGGTTGCGGTCATATG TGCTGTAAAGAATGCGCACAGAACTTGACAAATTGCCCAATATGTCGAGCAGTTATCCGATCACGTCTAAG CACACGTCTTGAAGTTTATGAATGTGACACCATGTTCCGAAGACAAATACAACACAATCTTGCACATTCAATCTATATACATTGTGTGAATGCAACAAGCTCAAACACAAGACTCCAGCAGGCAGTTGCAACTTATGTATTGATCAAGGAAATGTTTAAAAGTTTTGTAATTTTGAATCGATGGACTTTGtatttcttatttctctttgTATTCTTATAA